ctaaatgtaagacctgaaaccatgaaactctaaAAGAAACAGGAATAATGTCCCAggtcttggtaatgatttcttggatatgacatctAAAGCAcatgcaacaaaataaaaaatataagcagGACTACATTCAGCTAAAAGCTTCATGAAGCAAAATAAaccaccaaaaaaatgaaaagaccacCCATGGagtgggaaaatatttgcaaaccacctaTCCAATTACAGATTAATATCTAAATAATAAGTCATATAACTTAAAAGCAAAAAACCatataacccaatttaaaaataggcaaatgacctgaataaacattttccaaagcaGATCTCTGAAAGGCCAatgggtacatgaaaagatgtgcagTATcatagtcattagggaaatgcaaatgaaaaccaaaatgagatatcgtCTTATGTCTGTTAGAATGGCCATgatcaaaaaaacaagaaatgacaaatgcTGGCATGCATGTGGcaaaaagggaactcttgtgcaccACTGGGAGGATTATTTACTGGTGCAGTCACTATAGAAAACtgtggaggatcctcaaaaaattaaaaatggaactaccatttaatccagcaattcctcttctgAGAGTACATCCAAAGATAGTACAAATAGTTAATATTTCAAAGTATGAGATTTTTGCTGAGGATAACATCAAAAATAAGGGGTAACAATTGGTAGGTGGTATATGTGAAAAGTCTTGCTTGATTCTTAGCAGGTAATAATtctcagtaaatttttttttattttatgtttgtacATGTCTAAGTGACCAAAaagatttttgtttatatatatagaaTTTTCACTGTTGTCTCCATTGTATATGCTTCAACAAAATTTCTAGCTTTGCTATGAATATATTAGTAATCTACATTAGAAGCAGTACTGGTTGCTGGTATTCCTAGTAacaagcaagagaaataaaatgaaagagggaaaaaaacctttatttaattaaaatgtttcagaATTACAGTGTCTTTCATGAAGGACAACTATTCAAGCTACATAAAAACATACAAATCCATGGATAGATCAATATAAATTGCATCATTTTCAGCTACAGATTGGTAAATCCCCATTATACAGATACACTATTTCAGAGAACTTGAGAAAAATTGACTAAAACTAAAGATGATAATGTTCTTGATTAGAGAATGCCTGTTCTCCATGAattgatatttaatttaatttttaaatgaactctaTGTCAAGAATTGAATTGAAATAAACAGTTACTTCTGTCACATGGTGTTGCTTGAGAAGGGATTGTTTGAGAACTTGGAATATGCCAGAGTTTCTAAATTTATGCTGTGGGATTCcagaaatttgctaagagaggtAAATGGAGGTGACTTTTATATATACTGAATTATATTCCTAGAATAGTTGAATTTGTTGAAAATTGTGACTCTTTATACTCTGAAACAAATAGTTACTATTATAACTACACCCTGACACAATTTGTGACCTCTAAGTCATAATTTAGTTCACTCCTGTGAGAAGCTAGTAGcttagattttaaaatacatgtccATTTTGAACTTATTTGGCTTATACACTAGCATGTTTtagtaaaattaatatttacataCCAAGTGGCTATTCCCACTTTCTCAGCATTCTctggttttgaaaaatattttaacaaattaaaatcaattttCCACAGATGTTTTGTTTCAGTGTTTACTgtatcttctttataatttttttcataacatttattACTACCTTATTTCTTAGACTATAAATAAAAGGGTTTAATAAAGGAATTACTAAagtataaaaaacagaaatgagtatATCTTTATCCCCTTCTTTAACTGAACTTGGTCGAATgtacatggagaaaagagaaccataGAATattgagacagagagaaagtggGATGCACAAGTAGATAAGgctttccctcttccctctttGGATTTCATTAGGAAAACtgtgaaaaggataaaaatataagAGATTATAACTATTGTCATAGTGAGGATTTGAAATGACCctgaaaagataaatatcatCAATTCATTGATATAAGGGTCAACACAGGAGAGTCTGTATAATGGAAGAACATCACAAAAGAAGTGATTGATTTGATGAGACCCACAAAAAGTTAACCTAAACAGAAACCCTACCTGAATCATGGAATGCAGGTTTCCAGCTATGTAGGCCCCTGTTATCATCTGAATGCAGAGTGTGTTTGACATCATGGTGTGGTACTGCAGTGGCCTACATATGGCCACacagcggtcataggccattgcaGCCAGGAGAAAGAAATCTGTAGTTTCAGCaaggcagagaaaataaaattgtgccATGCATTccttgagggaaatcattttgtccTTAGAAAAGAAGTTCTCTAACATCTTTGGGGTAATGGCACAGGAACAACAGGAATCCATCAGTGCAAGGTTACCTAGAAAGATGTACATTGGCGTGTGAAGACGACGCTCCATGTAAATCAATGCCACCAGGCCAAGATTCCCCACCATGGTGATCAGATAGATGGTAAGGAATACCACGAACAGAATGGACTTTAGCTCTGGGTGATCTGTAAATCCTATGAGAATAAATTCATTTGTCAAGGAGTGGTTTTCTTCAATCATATCGACTTTTCTGTTGAGACACAAATAATGGAGCTATAAGAGTCTAAGATAGAGTGTATAATTTTCCTTCAAATTCTTTTTACAAGAAAAGCTGCTTCAAATTTCCCCTAATGCCTTTGGGATAGAGGCACATAGCCCTCTAGAGAGCATGTCAGCCATATGATATCAACTGCGGCACTCAAGATTCCTAAGAATTTGTAGATAATTCCAGGGAGGATGTTTACAGTGGTAAAGGCTTATttttgaatgtatgaatgaataatgTACAAATCTAGTGTTCTCATGTTTGGCCAAGTGTTGTCAAATAATTTTAGTGTCCGTTTTTATATTAAATgtgcttaaaataaatttcaagtcaATTTGCCAAAAATACCTATATTTAATCTGAGCAAAAGTTTTCATATCCTCTCCCAGTGGCCTGTTTGGAAATAGTATACAACAGATATGTTAAAATTGCTTCTTAGAAATTGCAGAGAGATCGCTAAGTATTAAGGATAGGACTATTATCCATAAAGTAAATTACTTGGAatcctaaggaaataaatgtCCATAAATTGTCACCTATCTTATCCCTTTTCCCAGTGTCATATCCATGCCCATAAGCATTGATTATGTTCTTGCTATTACCCATGATGAATTTTGCCTAAAGATCTcagtctctttcttcttcttgtaaAGTATACATAAATACAATGCTTCTTAGTAAAGTTTTAACCAAATGTCCCAAGCACTTTGTTCCCCATTTCTGAATCTCTGAGTGTATGTTATGTATCCAACCCAATTAAGAGTTGCTATTGCATAATCTCCATGGTGTTTTTTCTCATGTAGGCATGCACAATTTCTTACTAGAACTGTAGATATTTGAGGATAGCTGCAACTTCTTATAAGAGTTGTGGAATGCTTTAGAGAAAAAGCAGTATTGATTCTAGTCCTAGCTCTACCCTGACACCTGGGATGGGGCAACTTGTTTTCAGTGTTCTAGCAATGATCCTTAGCGACATTTTTGGTTTTTGTAGATTGAGACAGTTAATTGTGAAGAACATTCTACAAAGGAAATTATTCAaaactcattatttaaaaaatttaggtaTGATTCTTTCATAGGAATTCATCATCtactatttttagtttcctaTGAAAATTATGTAATGTTTTCTAAGTATACTGCATTAGGATATTAGATTAAAAGCTAATAAATAAAAGTTAGCTTGCCTATATACTTTAGTTTTCTAACACTTAGCAAATGAGAAAACcctttacattttaatatgaGTTTTAAGatcaaattttgttttccttaaagggTTATCTTCTATCATTATTTAGTGATGCGTTAGGACATATCGACTGATGTGTCTAATCATTTAAACTCTATTGACAAAAtaggtttattttttcatataaaagcaTCAAAATAAAGCTCAGGCTGAaactcattttgtttgttttaaaatattaaatataagctGCTTAACTGTTCAGTCCTATTAGATATAACTTTCAATACATGTGCCTGagttattttatagaatttcTGTGTTCTTACCTGTATATTTTGAACTTCCACTTATAAAAGTAGGTCACatgattttcagtttattttcatcCTTGTTTTTCATAGTCTTCAGTTTAGAAGAGCTAGAAAGATAAGTAAGAATTTGAAATGTAAGAAACAATAGTATGATTAATGAATCCTTTAAGTAAATGTTTGTGTATGctaatattaaaactaaaaataaattaagatatttCCCTTACCTAGATTTCACTGAGAAGTGTTTTATAACATCTCATTGTTTTCTTTATGGTGTTTGATTTCATAGAATTTCAGAATATACATTTTGGTCTCTAAAACATTTgggatttaaagaaagaaaaccttgGAGACTACAGTAGGTCAGTGTCAATAATTATGTCCCTtacaatttgaaattaaaactttcCATCCAATGCTTAAGGGATTTTCCTGCAATGACATCAGTTTATTTCTGTGGGGAGATTCAGTCGTCAAAATATATAACTATTTGACATTAATTAAAGCTGACCTTTGAAACAATGAGGACAAATCAACTGGCATTCACTAAAGTTGCTGAGATAATTTGATGATCATCTTGATGATTGTTATGTAACTGACTTCACCAGTTGTGTTCATTATTCTCTGCATAAGATGTTAAAGTCTTAGGATAGTTAAGACATCTTATTGGAGGAATTAGTATAGCTCATGGGATTAATATAGTTCATGGAAGATGATTAGGGTTTGGACAGGAGATTACCAGGTGAGGTAGGTTCAACCAGGGTCAGTCATCAACTTCATCCTGTATGTTGAGTTTGTCTCCACGTCCTCCAAAGTTCTTGCTGGGTTGGAAGCTTTGCTATTATTTGTCCAACATGGGAATTACTGAGATtgttctctcatactgtaggttacccttttgtttcattgattgtgtcttttgctgtacagaagctttttagtttgacatagttccatgtgttccttttttgctttatttacctTGTGCAgggagatatatccagaaaaaaactaCTCATGCCAATGAGGAAgagtttttgtctatgttttctttgaacagttttatggtttcatgtcttatagttagatctttaatgcattttgagtttacttttctgtatggaggttgacagtaatccaatttcattctcttgcttttaACCGTGCAGTATTTCAAACACTATTTATTTAAGAGACCGTTTTTCTCCCTTACATAttcaaggctcctttatcatatattaatggccATATTTACATGGGTTTATTACTAGGgcctctattctattccactaatctataggtctgttcttgtgccagtcccatactgttttgattactatatctTTGTAGTATAGCTGGATGTCGGGGAGCTTAATAGtccttgctttgttcttttttctcaagattgccttgCCTATTtaagagtcttttgtggtttcttgTGAATTTTAGGAGTATTTTCTCTGGTTCATTGAAATAAgctactggtattttgatagggattgtactgaatctatagattgctttgatcaggatggccattttgacagtattaactCTTCCTACTATGATCAtgggatttattttcatttgtttgtgccTGTAATTTCCTCCATCAGTGTCTTATAgctccaaatatttattaatttcttaggTCATGCTAACCTATTTGCACATTGCCTTTGATACTCCTCCCTCTCAGAGATAAACTAATGTCTCACTACCCTTGAATGCAGCCTGAAGTTAGCGACTTTTTCTAATCAGTGGATtatgaaaagggtaaagtagttCCCTCGTGGTGGAGCAGCCTTGCAGACCTATCTTGATCAGGTGGTCAAGGTCAACATCGCCAGTCATAAGTCAAGTTCGTAACATGTATCTCCAGAATGCCATCGTGACTTGACTTTCTAAAATCTATAACACAAGTATATAATCTGATCAAGTAACAGATAACCAAAATTTAGGGAAGTTGGACCAAGTATTTGAGCAGTAGACGTCAATATTGTACAGGTCATGAACAATAAGGAAGccttgagaaactgtcacagtttGGAGGAAAATAAGGAGACAAGAGAACAGGTATCCAGTATTGGATCCTGGAACATAAATGTGACTTTAGTGGAAATGctgttaaaatatataataaagcctGTAGTTGACACCTTGGTTTTCATTAAGCATCCCATGATTACTTAATATGTTAACATATGGAAACCTGGGTGAAATGTACATATGAACACTCTGTACTATTTCCGTAACTCTTCTAAAAATCTCAAGTCATCTCAAATTGAAAAGTTaatagaaagtaaaacaaaaataagtagaGGAGACAACTAATGCAGAATAAGCTCATTGATTACCACctaaattgtgtatatgtaccccatttctttatccattcatctactgatggacacttaggttgcttccatatcttggctattgtaaatagtgttgcgataaacataagggtgcatatgtctttctcaaactgggctcctgcattctttttttaaattttttaaatttttttatattttatattttaattttttattttgttatcattaatccacaattaaatgaagaatatcatgtttactaggcttcccccttcaccaaccCACCCCCCAAAcaccccttacagtcactgtccatcagtgtaggatcactacttgtcttacctgtgttgcacagccctccccatgctcccactacatgctaattatatatgctaatcgtaatacccccttgcttctacctctttatcccccccttcccacccaccctccccagtccctttccctttggtaactgttagtccattcttgagttctctgactctgctgctgttttgttccttcagtttttctttactcttatactccacatatgagtgaaatcatttgatacttgtctttctctgctggcttattttactgagcataatactctctagctccatccatgttgttgcaaatggtaggatttgttttcttcttatggccgagtaatattccattgtgtatatgtaccacatcttctctttccattcatctagtgatggacatttaggttgctttcatttcttggccaTCGTAAaatgtgctgcgataaacataggggtgcatctgtctttttcaaactgggctgctgcattcttagggtaaattcctagaagtggaatttctgcatcaaatgatatttctattttgagctttttggggaacctccatactactttccacaatggttgaactaatttgcattcccaccagcagtgtaggagggttcccctttctccacaacctcgccaagattttttgttgtttgtcttttggatggtggctgtccttactggtgtgaggtgatatctcatttgttgttttaatttgcatttctctgatgacaagcaatgtggagcatttttttcatgtgtctgttggtcatctgaatatcttctttggagaactgtctgttcagctcctctgcccatttcttaattggattatttgctttttatttgttgaggtgcatgagctctttatatattttggatgtcaagcctttatcggatctgtcatttatgaatatattctcccatactgtagggtacctttttgttctattgatggtgtcctttgctgtacagaagcttttcagcttgatatagtcccatttgttcatttttgcctttgtttcccttgcccagggagatatgttcaagaagaggtcactcatgtttacgtctaagagatttttgcctatgtttttttctaagagttatatggtttcatgacttacattcaggtctttgatccatttcaaatttacttttgtgtatggggttagacagtgatccagtttcattctcttacatgtagctgtccagttttgccagcaccatctgttgaagagactgtcatttccccattgtatttccatggctcctttatcatatattaattgaccataaatgtttgtgttaatatctggggtctttattctgtttcactggactgtggctctgttcttgtgccactagcaaactgtcttgattactgtggctttttagtagagtttgaagttggggagcaatatccttcccactttattcttgcttctcaggattgctttcgctattcagggtctttggtatttccatatgaatttttgaactctttgttacagttcattgaacaatgttgttggtaatttgataagatTGAttcgaatctatatattgctttgggcatgatggccattttgacgatattaattcttcctagccaagagcacaggatgagtttccatttgttcatgtcctctttaatttctcttaagagtgtcttatagttttcagggtataggtctttcacttccttggttaggtttattcctaggtatttttttctttttgatgctattgtgaatggaattgttttcctcatttctctttctattagttcattgttagtgtataggaaagccacagatttctgtgtgttaattttgtatcctgcaactatgctgtattccaatatcagttctagtagttttcgagtggagtctttagtgtttttttatgtacaatatcatgtcatctgcaaatagtgacagcttgacttcttctttaccaatctggattcctggtaTTTCTTAGTTATGTttaattgctgtggttaggacctcccatactatgttgaataacagtgggatgagtgggcatccctgtattgttcctgatctcagaggaaaagctttcagcttctcgctgttaagtatgatgttggctgtgggtttttcttatatggcctttattatgttgaggtacttgccctctatacccattgtgttgagggtttttatcatgaatggatgttggttttgttgaatgctttttcaacatctatggagatgatcatgtggtttttgttcttctttttgtttatatggtggatgatgttgatgaatttttgaatgttataccatccttgcatcactggaatgaaTCTCActcggtcatggtgtatgatccttttgatgtatttttgaatttggtttgctaatattttgttgagtatttttgcatctatgttcatcagggatattggtctgtaattttcttttttgatggggtctttgcctggttatggtgtaagggtgatgttggcttcatagaatgagtttgggagtattccctcctcttctattttttggaaaactttaaggagaatgggtgttatgtcttctctgtatgtctgataaaattccgaggtaaatccgtctggtctgggggttttgttcttgggtagttttctgattaccgattcaatttcattgctggtaattggtctgtttagattttctgtttctttctgggtcagtcttggaaggttgtatttttctaagaagttgtccatttctcttaggttttccagcttgttagcgtatagattttcatagtattctctaataattctttgtatttctgtggagtccttcgtgatttttcctttctcatttctaattctgttgatgtgtgttgactcccTTTtgctcttagtaagtctggctagaggcttatctattttgtttattttctcggagaaccagctcttggtttcattgatatttttctattgttttattcttctctatttcatttatttcttctcggatctttattatgtccttccttctgctgcctttaggcctcatttgttcttctttttcctattttgataattgtgacattagactattcgtattggattgttctcccttctttaaatatgcctggattgctatatacttttcctcttaagactgctttcactgcatcccacagaagttggggctttgtgttgttgttgtcatttgtttccatatattgctggatctccatcataatttggtcattgatccattaattattcaggagcatgttgttaagcctccatgtgtttgtgagccttcttgctttctttgcactatttatttctagttttatacctttgtggtctgaaaagttggctggtaggatttcaatttttttaatttactgaggctctttttatagcctagtatgtggtctattctggaaaatgttccacgtgcacttgagaagaatgtgtatcctattgcttttggatgtagagttctatagatgtctattaggtccatctgttctagtgtgttattcagtgcctctgtgcccttactcattttctgtctggtgaatctgtcctttgaagtgagtggtgtgttgaagtctctgaaaatgaatgcattgcattctctatttcctcctttaattctattagtatttatttcacatatgttggtgctcctgtattgggtgcatatatgtttataatggttatatcctcttgttggactgagccctttatcattatgtaatgtccttccttgtctcttgttcctttctttattttgaagtctagtattgcaacacctgcttttttctctctgttgtttgcatgaaatatctttctccatcccttgacttttaatcagtgcatgtctttgggtttgaggtgagtctcttgtaagcagcatatagatgggtcttgcttttttgtcaattctattactctgtgtcttgtgATTGGttcactcagtccatttacatttagggtgattattgaaagatatgtacttattgccattgcaggctttagattcgtggttaccaaaggttcaaggttagcttatttgctatcttactgtctaacttaacttgcttattgagctattataaatgctgtctggtgattctttatttctctcccttcttattcttcctccttcattcttcatgtgttgggtgtttttttctgtcctcttttgtgtttcctttgactgcttttgtgggtagttgattttgtttttgcctttagttagtgtttgattgttctgctttctttactgtgattttattttctctggtgacatctatttaaccttaggagtactcccatctagagcagtccctctaaattatcctgtagaggtggtttctggtaggcaaattccctcaacttttgcttgtctgtaattgtttaatacctcttcatatttaaatgataatcgtgctggatacagtattcttggttcaaggcccttctgtttcattgcattaaatatatcatgtaaggtttctgttgagaagtctgatgatatcctgacaGGTTTTCCTATGTAGGTgagctttttcctctctctagctgcctttaaaactctgtccttgtccttgatctttgccattttaattattatgtgtcttggtgttgtcctctttggatctcttatgttaggggttctgtgtgcttccatggtctgagcaactatatccttccccagttTGCAGAaaatttcagcaattatttcttcaaggatactttctgtccctttttctctctcttcttcctctggtacccctataatgcgaatattgttccgtttgtattggtcacacagttttcttaatattctttcattcctggacatccttttatctctctctgcttcagcttctctgaatttctgttctctggtttctattccattaatggcctcttgcacctcacccagtctgctcttaagtccttccagagattgtttcatttctgtaatctccttccttaCTTCATcacttagttcttgcatatttctctgaatatccatcagcatagttatgacctttattttgagttctatTTCAGGAGATTGGCTAAGTCTATCTCCCCCGGCCCTCTCTCAGTGATCGTCTgcactattttggactggactaaattcttctgccttttcatggtgatagaggtcaCTGTAAGCtggtagcatgtgtgtcagctaggagaacaaaCTCCTTTCccgcttgctggtcaccttgcccttctccgctgcttatgttggttacctgcactcctggagtaGCCTCCCGGTTAATCCCcttagctgctgtgggtggggtctccgtcggagtagcacagagccctgcggggagtggcagacATGCCGGTATTCTCTCCCATGAAAGCagcacccctgccgggcagctaTGTActggcagtggcctttgggtctggcccgggagGCTGTGCACTGGGCTGAGATTTTGGGAGGCTGCTGGGGGTGCAGTTGTTTATAGGCTGCTCCTTTGCTGCCACCGCCAGCTCCTGCCGTATCTCACAGGCtactcccaggcccctctgacACCACTGCGGGCTCGtgtgggcctctcctgggcccctccagCATCATTGTCACCCGTGCACGTGGGGCACTCCAGGGCCACTCGGTTGCCACTGCCATGGGCTTGCATGGGCCACtactggtcccctctggcactgccgCTACAAGATTGTCCAGGCCACTCGCAGAACCCTCCGGAGCCACTGCCATGGGTTCATGTGAGCCGCTCTGTTGCCACTGCTGCTGCACCACATGGGCCGGCCTCTGGCTTCTCGGCTACCACTGCCATGGGCTTGCGCAGGCCGCTCCCGGGCCCACCTGGTGCCGCCTCCCCTGGCATGCACTgccgctctcccactactgggccagtctcttggggtccatgccagt
The DNA window shown above is from Manis javanica isolate MJ-LG chromosome 3, MJ_LKY, whole genome shotgun sequence and carries:
- the LOC140848170 gene encoding olfactory receptor 5K3-like; this translates as MIEENHSLTNEFILIGFTDHPELKSILFVVFLTIYLITMVGNLGLVALIYMERRLHTPMYIFLGNLALMDSCCSCAITPKMLENFFSKDKMISLKECMAQFYFLCLAETTDFFLLAAMAYDRCVAICRPLQYHTMMSNTLCIQMITGAYIAGNLHSMIQVGFLFRLTFCGSHQINHFFCDVLPLYRLSCVDPYINELMIFIFSGSFQILTMTIVIISYIFILFTVFLMKSKEGRGKALSTCASHFLSVSIFYGSLFSMYIRPSSVKEGDKDILISVFYTLVIPLLNPFIYSLRNKVVINVMKKIIKKIQ